ACCTAGATCATCAATGACCTCGGACAGCCAGATACAGCGACGTTCAAGGGGCTCAATCAGGGTCAGCTTCAGGTCTGGGCGGGCAATAGCAAGGCAAAGACCTGGAAGGCCCGCTCCGGAGCCTACGTCGGCAACCTCAACGTCTCGTTCCATCACCGATTCAATCACTGCACAGTTGAGCACGTGACGGGACCACAGCCTAGGGACTTCACGAGGACCAAGCAGTCCGCGTTCAATGCCCGAACTAGCCAGATGCTGAACATAGCGCTTAACTAGATCCAGTCGGTCGCCGAAGATTTTTTCGGCAGCCAGGGTCTCTTCTGCAGTAAGGCTGAGATCCTCAGTCATGGTCTTGGTCCTTTAGGTCGATCAGCACGCTGGTGCGTATTGTTACTTAGCTGTCCAATACCGAAACAACGATATGGCGTCGAGTTGATTCGCCTTCTGATTCCGAATGCAGTCCTGCATCGGCAATCACATCGTGAACGCGCTTG
The nucleotide sequence above comes from Glutamicibacter sp. B1. Encoded proteins:
- the rsmG gene encoding 16S rRNA (guanine(527)-N(7))-methyltransferase RsmG, with the protein product MTEDLSLTAEETLAAEKIFGDRLDLVKRYVQHLASSGIERGLLGPREVPRLWSRHVLNCAVIESVMERDVEVADVGSGAGLPGLCLAIARPDLKLTLIEPLERRCIWLSEVIDDLGLDNVTVMRGRAEQMVDAVNARYVTARAVSALTNLAGLTIPLLHGQGELIAIKGRSAAEEIEKASKAIRKLGGKETEVLTLGEDLLAEPTTVVRIKVG